In Bifidobacterium adolescentis ATCC 15703, the sequence GAACAACGCAACATTCTTGTGGACGACCGTACGGATTACGCCAACACCGTGCCGTTGGAAGAGGCGCTGATCGTGGACAATCCACGGCAGCGTCGTAATCTGATGCTGTCCATTCTTAACGAGAATCCCGGCCAATACGCCAATCTGCTCTCCCAAGCCCGTCTGAACGAGGACGTGGAAGTCGTGCATTACGCGGCCACGGCCATGGCGCAGATCAGCGCGAAGGAAGACATCGCGTTGCAGCAACGCATGGAGGAATACGAGCGGAACCGCGATTCGGACGAGGCGCTCGACCGGTACCGTGAGGCGCTCGAACACTACTTGGAATCCTCCATGGAACAGGGGTATGCCAGAACGTTGCAGATGCGCCGATACACCGACCTGCTCGCCGAACGGCTCAAACGGCATAACGACTACCGCACCGTATGCTCGTTGGCGAAGACGCAGATGGATCTCGGTTCGTTCGATGCCGCGTCTCGCACCATCGAAGCGGCGCTGTCCGCATGGCCGCGTCAAGGTGACGTCTGGCTGATGAAACTGCGATTGGAAGCCGCACGTCACGATGGCGAGGCGGTGCAACGCACCGTCCGGCACATCAAGGACGACCACATCTACCTTGGCGGCCGAGGCCACGACATCCTGCGATTCTGGCTCGGCGACAAGGAGGCTGGGCGCGCATGATACGTTCCGCATGGCGCATATGGAAGCGCTTCCGTTGGAAAAACCTGGTCCGCGTGTGGGCCGTATTCATGGCCATCGCCTTGGTGCTGTTGGCGCAAACCTTGGGCATCCACTACGGCGCGACGAAATTCACTTTGAAATACATGGCTCGTAACGAGGCCATTCCGGCCCAGAACGCCATCATGGGGCAGCGCGCCACGAACCTGATGCTCGTGGATAGTTCCCAGGATGGTGTGGACGAGGCCGAAACCATGATGAAACAGGTGCTGCTCGACATGAAAGTGCCGACCGCCACCGTGGATCTGGCCAAAACCGATCCCGACGACATCCCCTCATTGAATCGGTACCGCACCGTGCTGATCGTCATGCCGGAACTTGATTCGCTGGGGGATGAGCTGGTGTCCATCATGAGATGGGTTGAAGGCGGCGGCAACATGATGCTTGCCATGACGCCTGAAAAAACAGGCTATCTGGACGCGATCGGGCCTCAAATCGGCATCGAATCCTCCGCATACGACTACGTGATGACCAAAGGCATCAAGCCTGCCAGGGACTTTATGCTGGGTGGCGGGCACACCTACATGTTCAGTGGCCCGTTCAAATCGTCGTTGAGTCTGAACCTCAATGAGAAGGCCGCCGTCGAAGCGGTCAGTGCCAACGGCCATACGCCACTGATCTGGAGTGCCGATGTGCGTTCCGGACGAACCGTGACCTGCAATATCGGCATCTATGGCAAGGTGGTGCGCGGCTTCTATGCCTCCGCGTTCAGCCTGCTGGGTTCCGCCACGGCATACCCGGTCATCAACAGCGCCGCGTTCTATCTGGACGATTTTCCATCCCCGGTCCCCAGCGGAGACGCCACCTACATCAAACGCGACTACGGCATGAGCATCACCAACTTCTATTCGAAGGTCTGGTGGCCGGACCTGACCAAACTTGCGGAACGCTACGGTATTCGGTTCACCGGCGTGATGATCGAGAATTACGGGGACGATACGAAAGACGCTCCCGTACGGCAGAAGGACGAATCGCATTTCATCTATTTCGGCGGACTGCTGCTCAAACAGAACGGCGAAATCGGCTACCATGGCTACAACCATCAGCCGCTCGTACTGCCGAACACCGATTATGGCGACGAATACGCGTACCATCAGTGGCCGAATCGCAAAGCTGTCGTCGCCTCGCTGCGCGAGCTGATCGCATTCCAAAAGTCCGTGCTGCCGGCGGCCACAGCGTCGGTATATGTGCCGCCGTCCAACATCCTGTCCAAGGAAGGACGGCAGACAATCGGACGAGACGTGCCCGAAATCCGCACCATCGCCAGCACCTACCTGCCAAGCGACAGCAAACTTCCTTACGTGCAGGAATTCGGTGTGGCCGATGACGGCATCGTCGAGGCGCCGCGCATCGTCTCCGGCGGCATGGTGGGAAACGATTACATGCGGCTCGCCGCAGAATCCGAACTGAACATGCATTTCGTCAGCACCCACTTCATGCATCCGGACGACATGCTCGACCCTGACCGTGGCGCGAAAGAAGGCTGGGCGGTCTACAGAAAAGGCCTTGAGAACTATCTCGACTGGCTTGAAGTGTCCGCACCGTCCATCCGCATGCAGACAGGCACGGAATGCGCGTCCGCGGTGCAACGCTTTTCTGGACTGACTGTCAAGATGAGGGAATCCGCCAATGAGTGGGAATTCGACTTGGGCAATTTCAAGGACCAGGCTTGGCTGCTGCTCCGCGCGAACCATGGCACGCCCGGCAGAATCCAAGGCGGAAGCATGATCCGGATGACGGGGAATCTGTACCTCATCAAGGCCACGGACTCCACAGTGCACGTCGAACGCAAGGCTGGAGGCGCGGCATGAGAATCTGCCTGGTATTGGAAGGTTGCTACCCGTACGTGCATGGAGGCGTGTCCACATGGATGCACAGCTACATCACCGCCATGAAGGAACACGAGTTCGTGCTGTGGGTGATCGGCGCGAAAGCCAAGGACCGTGGCAAATTCGTGTACGACCTTCCATCCAACGTGGTGGAAGTGCATGAGGTGTTCCTCGACGACGCGTTGCGTCTGAGCGGTGAACATGCGAAAGTGATCTTCACCGACGAGGAAGTCAAGGCACTGCGTGAGCTGGTGAATCTGAGCGATCCCGACTGGGACGTACTGTTCAACCTGTTCCACAACAAAGGCGTGCATCCGCTGTCGTTCCTGCAAAGCAACGAATTCATCGACCTGTTTACGAAGATCTGCATGGAGGAATACCCGTACGTTGCCTACGCGGATGCGTTCCACACCGTGCGATCCATGCTGCTGCCGGTGCTGTACCTGATGACGGGAGAAGTGCCGAAAGCGCAGATCTACCATGCCATCTCCACCGGTTACGGCGGCCTGCTGGCATGCTTGGGCGGCAGTATCAACCACGCACCCGTATTACTAACCGAACATGGCATCTACACGCGCGAACGCGAGGAGGAGATTCTTTCCGCCGAATGGGTTGCGCCCGCGTTCCGGCAACGGTGGATCCGTTTCTTCGCCATGCTGTCGCAGGAGATCTACCGTAGGGCATGGCGTGTGACCAGCCTGTTCGGCCGCGCTCGCCAGACCCAGATCGACATGGGCGCTCCGGCAAGCAAATGCCTGGTCATTCCCAACGGCATCCAATACGAACGGTTCTGCGACATTCCACTCAAGCCTGAGGACGGTTGGGTGGATATCGGCGCCGTGGTACGTCTGGCTCCCATCAAGGACGTGAAAACCCTCATCCACGCGTTCAGCGAACTGTCGAACCGCGTGGACAATGTCAGGCTGCACATCCTCGGTGGTGTGGACGACCAGGACTATGCCGACGAATGCTATGAGCTGGTGAAACAGCTTGAAGTGAAGAACCTTGAATTCACCGGACGCGTGAATGTGGTCGAATACATGCGCAAACTGGATTTCACGGTGCTGACCAGCATCTCCGAAGGCCAGCCTCTGTCGGTGTTGGAATCGTTCGCGGCGGCCCGCCCTTGCGTGACCACCGACGTGGGCTGCTGCCGTGAACTGCTGGAAGGCGAGGAAGGCGACGACCTCGGCGTGGCCGGCTTCTATGTGCCTCCGATGTACCGCGAGGGCCTTGCCCGCGCCATGGAACGCATGTGCGCGAGCCGCAAGCTGCGCGAAGCCATGGGCCAAGTGGGACGCGAACGCGTGAAAACCTACTATCGGCATGAGCGCATGCTTGACGAATACCGTGCGCTGTATCTCGATACCGCCGACCATTACGGGTTGGAGCACTGATATGGCGGGAATCGGATTCGAACTCAAGAAACTGTTCCACCGCAAGGGCCTGGTCGCCATGGTGCGCGCCTACGGTTATGCCGGTGTGATCTGCACCGGACCGATGCTGCTGGGCATCCTGCTGCAGTTCGGCGTGCTGGCGGTCAGCGGTTGGTGGCACGTGCCCCGCGCGGACCAGAATCTGCTGGTCTGCATGATCACGTACACGCTGCTCGCCTCATTGGTGTTGACCAGCTTCCTGTCCATGCCGGTGACGCGTTTCCTTGCGGACATGCTGTTCGAACATCATGAGGAGACCATTCTTCCATCGTTCTGGGGATCCACGACCCTCATGCTGGCGGTGGGTGCGGTGCTGTACGCGGTGTTCCTGCTGTTTTCCGGCGCGACCCTCATGCAGGGGTTACTCTGCCTATGGCTGTTCCTGGAAATGATCGTCAATTGGAATGCGATGAGCTATCTGACGGCCATCAAGGATTACCAAGGCATCATGTGGTCGTTCGTCGCGGCGGTGGTCGTGGCGTTCCTGTCCGCATGCGCGATGATGGCGCTGGGCCTGCCGCAGGTGGAAAGCCTGCTGGCCGCAGTGGCGTTCGGCTACGGCGTGATGATGGTCTGGGACGTGGTGCTGCTGCACCGGTATTTCCCGCAAAGCTCGGAAAGCCCGTGGACGTTCCTCGCATGGCTGGACCGGTTCCTGCCGCTCGCCCTGACGGGACTGCTGACCACCCTCGGCTTGTTCTCCCACTTGGTGATCACCTGGTGTGGTCCGCTTGGCGTGCATGTGAAGGGACTGTTCTACGGTGCCCCCTACTATGATGTGCCCGCGTTACTGGCGTTCCTGACGATTCTGATCACCACCGTGAATTTCGTGGTGTCGGTGGAAGTCAATTTCTATCCGAAATACCGTGCCTACTACGCGCTGCTCAACGACGGCGGCACCGTGAAGGACATCGTGGTGGCCGAACGCGAGATGCTCGCCGTGCTCAACCGTGAGCTGTACTACACCGCGTTGAAGCAGCTGTTCGTCACCGCGGCGGTCATCTCGTTGGAAAAGATGGTGTTGGGCGTGCTGCCGCTCGGTTTCAACGATGGCATGCATGGTTATTTCCGTGTGCTGTGCGTCGGATACGCCCTGTACGCGGTCGGCAACACCATGCTGATGATTCTGCTGTATTTCACTGATTACTTCGGCGCGGTGTGCTGCGCCGCGATATTCGCCGGGTCGGCCACGGTCTTGACTGTTATTTCGCAGTTCGTTCCGGTCACGCTGATGGGATTCGGCTTCCTGCTGGGCGCGTCGGCGTTCCTGCTGGCCGCGGTCGTGCGATTGGCGGTGTTCACCGACAATCTGCCGTATCGTGTGCTCGGCGCGCAGCCGATTGTGGCGACCGAAAAGCGCGGATGGTTTACGAAACTGGGCGAAGCGTTGGACGAATTCGGCGAACGGCTGCATGGAACTTTCGGACGGAAGGAATCATGAGGGAAAGCGTGGAAAGCATGGAAAGGAACGGACGAATGACGATGGGTAATCGGCCGTGCGGCCGCAATGCCATATTCAAATGCGTGGCGATCATCGCCACGGTCGTGACGACGTTCTCCTGCGTCGCCTGCGGAAACGCTGCGGACAGTGGTTCCACGGCAGACAAATCGGCGGCGCAATCGCAAGGAAAGCATGAGAAAGTCAAGAAAAGCGCCACGCAGGGGCTTGACGGCGCGCATCTGCGTGACAACGACTCGCTGTACAAGGTGTATGACGACAGCGGTGTGGAAACCATGTATCTGACGGTCTCGCGCGGCAACAAGTCGGAAGGCACCGACCACAGTTGGAGCGAAATCAACCAGTATTCCGTGGATGATTACGCGGCCATGCGCACCAACCGGTACCAAGTCAACGGTCTGCTGCAGGTCGGCGACGAACAGGGGCCTGTATCCGGCGAACTCGGCTACGGTGAAAAAGCGCCGAACGCCACCGTGCAGGTGCGCGGCCAGTCGTCCAGTCTCAATAAGCAGAAGAACTACAAAATCGAGCTGAAAAGCGGCAAAGGCAAATGGCGCGGGCAGCGCACCATCGCATTGAACAAGCATATGGGCGAAGGGCTGCGATTCCGCAACAAGATGGCATACGACCTGATCCGCGGCATCGACCAGATGATGGGACTGCGCACGCAATTCGTGCACCTGTACGTCAAGGACGAAACCTCCGGTTCCAACTCCTTCGACGACTATGGCCTGTACACGCAGGTGGAGCAGCTCAACAAAAGCGCGCTCCAAGCGCACGGCCTCGACAAGAACGGCCAGCTGTACAAGGTCAACTACTTCGAATTCCAACGCGACGCGGACGTGATCAGACTCGCCGACGATCCCAAATACAATCTGTCGAAATTCGAGGAGAAGCTGGAGGTCAAAGGCAACAGCGACCATACCAAACTCATCGCCATGCTCAACCAGCTCAACGATTATTCGGTGCCGATGAGCAGCATCCTCGGCAAATATTTCGATACGGAAAATCTCGCATACTGGATGGCGTTCCAGCTGCTGACCGGCAACACCGACACGCAGAGCCGCAACATGTACCTGTACAGCCCTACGAATTCCGACACCTTCTATGTGCTGGACTGGGACAATGACGGCATGCTCATGCGCAAGGAGAACCAGCTGCGTAACACGTCCGAAGGTTCCAGCTGGGAACAGGGCGTCAGCAACTACTGGGGCAACGTGCTGTTCCGCCGCTGCCTGCAAACCAAGTCGTTCCGCGACGAACTCGACACGGCGGTGAAACGGGAATACAACTACATGAACGCCAATCGAATCAACGGCATGGTGAGCCACTACGAATCCATCACCAACCAGTACCTGTGGAAAACGCCGGATTCCACATACGAGCCGTTGACCCGCGCGCAGTATGACGTGGTGGCCGGGCAACTGCACGATGAGATCGAGCAGAACTACAAAACCTACCGGGAAAGCTACGACAAGCCCATGCCGTTCTTCATCGGCGCGCCGCAAGCCGACAATGGCAAGCTCAAAATCAACTGGGACACCTCGTTCGACTTCCGAGGCGAGGATCTGAGCTACGACATCACCGTGGCCAAGGACTATCTATGCAAGGACGTCGTCTTTAGCAAGACCAATCTGGCATTGCCCCAAATCGTGATGGACCTGCCGTCCGATGGACAGTATTTCGTTCGGGTGCGTGCGCGCAACACCTCCGGCAAGATGCAGGACGCCTTCAACTATTACGTCACGGAACATGGCAAGACGTACGGCACGAAATGCTTCTACATCAAGTCCGGCCAGGTCGTGGAGGACGACAATGGGCAGTGATGAGACCTCGACGTCGCTGCTGCGGCGAATCGGGCGGCGCGTCGGGCGGCGTATCGGCGAGGAGCTTGCCATGCCGCCACGCCGCTGCGAGGAACGTTACCGTCACGAGCTCAAATATCTGATTTCGTACGGTCAGAAGGCCGACCTGAACGTGCGCATGGCACCATTGCTCGACCATGACAGCCATGCCCGTGACGGCAGCTATACAATCCGCAGCCTGTATTTCGACGATTACTGGAACACCGCCTACCAAGAAAAAGTGGACGGCGTGCTGACACGTAAAAAATACCGCATCCGCATCTACGACTACAGCGACCGGGTGATCAAGCTGGAACGCAAGCGCAAAAGCGACAGTTGGATTTACAAGGAGGACGCGCCGCTCACGCACGAGCAGTTCGACCGGATACTGGCCGGCGACGTCGGATTCATGGAACACAGCGAACATCAGCTGTGCCGGGAATTCTACGTGGAATACGTGAGCAATGTGCTGCGGCCTCGGGTGATCGTCGACTACGAACGCGAACCATGGATCCTCGACGCCGGCACGGTGCGCGTCACGTTCGACATGGACGTGCGCGCCGCGGTCGACGGATTCGACATCTTCGACCGCACCCTGCCCACCCTGCCCGTGCTTGAGCCGGGCAAGCTGGTGATGGAGGTCAAATTCACCGAATTCCTGCCGCAGATCGTGCGTGACATTCTGCCAGGCAAGGCGCAGGAGATAACGGCCGCCTCGAAATACGTGCTGTGCTATGACAAAGCCTCGTATCTGCGGGGTTTCGACTACTGGCAGGAAGGCTGGAACGTGCCGAGCGTGTGACTTGAGCGCACCGGTCGGACGTATCGCGGAAGACCGAAAACAGACGGACGAAAACGCGCAGCCGAAAACATCGGCAATCGTAGAAAACGTAATAACCGAACAATCGCAAAAGAGAAAACGAAACCATGAGCGTAAACGACATGATCAAGAAATCGGTGCTGAACTCCTTCAGCCAATACAACGTGCCCAAAATGGCGCTGGCCCTGCTGGTGGCGCTGCTGGTGGGCATCGTCATCTACTGCGTATACCGGCGGTTCTACACGGGCGTCGTGTATTCGCGCAGCTTCGCGGTGACGCTGGTGGGCATGTGCGTGCTCACCTGCATGGTCACATTGGCCATCAGCACGAACATCGTGATCTCGCTTGGTATGGTGGGCGCGTTGTCCATCGTGCGTTACCGTACCGCCGTGAAGGATCCGATGGACCTGCTGTACCTGTTCTGGGCCATCACGTCCGGCATCGCGGCCGGCGCGGGCATGTATCTGCTGGTGGTGGTCGCCGGCGCGGTGATGATCGGCATGCTCGCCCTGTTCTATTCGCATCAGGACAAGGGCCGCGTGTACATCGCGGTGATCCATTACGCTTCCGACGCGGTCGGGGACGACATCACGCGCGCGTTCGGCCGCACGAAGTTCTTCGTCAAATCCAAAACCATGCGTGGCGACCATGTGGAGATGGCCGTGGAAGTGTTCTGCGACGACAAGGACATGACGTTCGCCGAGCGGATTCGTGCCATCGAGGGTGTTGAGGACGTCACCCTGATACAGTACAACGGTGAATATCACGGATAGGACGTGGTGACAGGAAGGAATCTGTTTGGCTGACACACCGGAAATGGGCAGGACGCCGTCCACCGACGAGCTTGTGCCGGAGCTGACGTTCGACGA encodes:
- a CDS encoding DUF2194 domain-containing protein yields the protein MIRSAWRIWKRFRWKNLVRVWAVFMAIALVLLAQTLGIHYGATKFTLKYMARNEAIPAQNAIMGQRATNLMLVDSSQDGVDEAETMMKQVLLDMKVPTATVDLAKTDPDDIPSLNRYRTVLIVMPELDSLGDELVSIMRWVEGGGNMMLAMTPEKTGYLDAIGPQIGIESSAYDYVMTKGIKPARDFMLGGGHTYMFSGPFKSSLSLNLNEKAAVEAVSANGHTPLIWSADVRSGRTVTCNIGIYGKVVRGFYASAFSLLGSATAYPVINSAAFYLDDFPSPVPSGDATYIKRDYGMSITNFYSKVWWPDLTKLAERYGIRFTGVMIENYGDDTKDAPVRQKDESHFIYFGGLLLKQNGEIGYHGYNHQPLVLPNTDYGDEYAYHQWPNRKAVVASLRELIAFQKSVLPAATASVYVPPSNILSKEGRQTIGRDVPEIRTIASTYLPSDSKLPYVQEFGVADDGIVEAPRIVSGGMVGNDYMRLAAESELNMHFVSTHFMHPDDMLDPDRGAKEGWAVYRKGLENYLDWLEVSAPSIRMQTGTECASAVQRFSGLTVKMRESANEWEFDLGNFKDQAWLLLRANHGTPGRIQGGSMIRMTGNLYLIKATDSTVHVERKAGGAA
- the pelF gene encoding GT4 family glycosyltransferase PelF; translated protein: MRICLVLEGCYPYVHGGVSTWMHSYITAMKEHEFVLWVIGAKAKDRGKFVYDLPSNVVEVHEVFLDDALRLSGEHAKVIFTDEEVKALRELVNLSDPDWDVLFNLFHNKGVHPLSFLQSNEFIDLFTKICMEEYPYVAYADAFHTVRSMLLPVLYLMTGEVPKAQIYHAISTGYGGLLACLGGSINHAPVLLTEHGIYTREREEEILSAEWVAPAFRQRWIRFFAMLSQEIYRRAWRVTSLFGRARQTQIDMGAPASKCLVIPNGIQYERFCDIPLKPEDGWVDIGAVVRLAPIKDVKTLIHAFSELSNRVDNVRLHILGGVDDQDYADECYELVKQLEVKNLEFTGRVNVVEYMRKLDFTVLTSISEGQPLSVLESFAAARPCVTTDVGCCRELLEGEEGDDLGVAGFYVPPMYREGLARAMERMCASRKLREAMGQVGRERVKTYYRHERMLDEYRALYLDTADHYGLEH
- the pelG gene encoding exopolysaccharide Pel transporter PelG, which produces MAGIGFELKKLFHRKGLVAMVRAYGYAGVICTGPMLLGILLQFGVLAVSGWWHVPRADQNLLVCMITYTLLASLVLTSFLSMPVTRFLADMLFEHHEETILPSFWGSTTLMLAVGAVLYAVFLLFSGATLMQGLLCLWLFLEMIVNWNAMSYLTAIKDYQGIMWSFVAAVVVAFLSACAMMALGLPQVESLLAAVAFGYGVMMVWDVVLLHRYFPQSSESPWTFLAWLDRFLPLALTGLLTTLGLFSHLVITWCGPLGVHVKGLFYGAPYYDVPALLAFLTILITTVNFVVSVEVNFYPKYRAYYALLNDGGTVKDIVVAEREMLAVLNRELYYTALKQLFVTAAVISLEKMVLGVLPLGFNDGMHGYFRVLCVGYALYAVGNTMLMILLYFTDYFGAVCCAAIFAGSATVLTVISQFVPVTLMGFGFLLGASAFLLAAVVRLAVFTDNLPYRVLGAQPIVATEKRGWFTKLGEALDEFGERLHGTFGRKES
- a CDS encoding CotH kinase family protein; translation: MTMGNRPCGRNAIFKCVAIIATVVTTFSCVACGNAADSGSTADKSAAQSQGKHEKVKKSATQGLDGAHLRDNDSLYKVYDDSGVETMYLTVSRGNKSEGTDHSWSEINQYSVDDYAAMRTNRYQVNGLLQVGDEQGPVSGELGYGEKAPNATVQVRGQSSSLNKQKNYKIELKSGKGKWRGQRTIALNKHMGEGLRFRNKMAYDLIRGIDQMMGLRTQFVHLYVKDETSGSNSFDDYGLYTQVEQLNKSALQAHGLDKNGQLYKVNYFEFQRDADVIRLADDPKYNLSKFEEKLEVKGNSDHTKLIAMLNQLNDYSVPMSSILGKYFDTENLAYWMAFQLLTGNTDTQSRNMYLYSPTNSDTFYVLDWDNDGMLMRKENQLRNTSEGSSWEQGVSNYWGNVLFRRCLQTKSFRDELDTAVKREYNYMNANRINGMVSHYESITNQYLWKTPDSTYEPLTRAQYDVVAGQLHDEIEQNYKTYRESYDKPMPFFIGAPQADNGKLKINWDTSFDFRGEDLSYDITVAKDYLCKDVVFSKTNLALPQIVMDLPSDGQYFVRVRARNTSGKMQDAFNYYVTEHGKTYGTKCFYIKSGQVVEDDNGQ
- a CDS encoding polyphosphate polymerase domain-containing protein, producing MGSDETSTSLLRRIGRRVGRRIGEELAMPPRRCEERYRHELKYLISYGQKADLNVRMAPLLDHDSHARDGSYTIRSLYFDDYWNTAYQEKVDGVLTRKKYRIRIYDYSDRVIKLERKRKSDSWIYKEDAPLTHEQFDRILAGDVGFMEHSEHQLCREFYVEYVSNVLRPRVIVDYEREPWILDAGTVRVTFDMDVRAAVDGFDIFDRTLPTLPVLEPGKLVMEVKFTEFLPQIVRDILPGKAQEITAASKYVLCYDKASYLRGFDYWQEGWNVPSV
- a CDS encoding DUF4956 domain-containing protein, translating into MSVNDMIKKSVLNSFSQYNVPKMALALLVALLVGIVIYCVYRRFYTGVVYSRSFAVTLVGMCVLTCMVTLAISTNIVISLGMVGALSIVRYRTAVKDPMDLLYLFWAITSGIAAGAGMYLLVVVAGAVMIGMLALFYSHQDKGRVYIAVIHYASDAVGDDITRAFGRTKFFVKSKTMRGDHVEMAVEVFCDDKDMTFAERIRAIEGVEDVTLIQYNGEYHG